Proteins encoded together in one Capricornis sumatraensis isolate serow.1 chromosome 3, serow.2, whole genome shotgun sequence window:
- the NMRAL1 gene encoding nmrA-like family domain-containing protein 1 isoform X4: MSCPMRRAWPRLPQGGSAQCGDTMLRLPESFAETSVVLFISEERVWRARSSCRFPRGRKALSSQCPSANLQAAWRALCPTCVLPPAGQRRRLGRQSGKVCRAIVIHLCSIAELEFIPTGLPMGDVPIDGMSVADLGPVVLSLLKTPEEYVGRNIGLSTCRHTVEEYAALLTKHIGKVVHNAKTSPEDYEKLGFPDAQDLANMFRFYALKPDRNIELTLKLNPKARTLDQWLEQHKEDFAGL, encoded by the exons ATGTCCTGTCCCATGAGACGGGCATGGCCCAGACTTCCCCAGGGAGGATCTGCCCAGTGTGGGGACACCATGCTGCGTCTGCCGGAGAGCTTTGCAGAAACGAGCGTGGTTCTTTTCATCAGTGAGGAAAGGGTTTGGAGGGCTAGGTCCAGTTGTAGATTTCCCAGGGGTAGGAAAGCACTTTCTTCTCAGTGCCCGTCTGCAAATCTACAAGCAGCTTGGAGGGCACTGTGTCCGACCTGTGTCCTGCCGCCAGCAGGGCAGCGCAGGAGGCTCGGCAGGCAGAGCGGGAAAG TTTGCAGAGCCATCGTCATTCACCTGTGTTCCATCGCTGAGCTGGAGTTCATCCCCACAG gCTTGCCCATGGGTGATGTGCCCATAGATGGCATGTCCGTGGCTGACCTGGGTCCCGTGGTGCTCAGCTTGCTAAAGACACCAGAGGAGTATGTCGGCAGGAACATCGGGCTCAGCACCTGCAGGCACACGGTGGAGGAGTACGCCGCCCTGCTCACCAAACACATAGGCAAGGTGGTGCACAACGCCAAG ACAAGCCCTGAGGACTATGAGAAgcttggcttccctgatgccCAGGATCTGGCCAACATGTTCCGTTTCTATGCCCTGAAACCTGACCGCAACATCGAACTGACCCTGAAGCTCAACCCCAAGGCCAGGACGCTGGACCAGTGGCTAGAGCAGCACAAAGAAGACTTCGCAGGGCTGTAA